The Malus sylvestris chromosome 12, drMalSylv7.2, whole genome shotgun sequence genome contains a region encoding:
- the LOC126594091 gene encoding serine/threonine-protein kinase haspin homolog: MKKVTEDCWEGSFPRTNVIWLIYLVDILRLKKSFESRSKDERDLRSLKKHLGKYQSAREALLDPSFGHLFVDPPGI; this comes from the exons ATGAAGAAGGTAACAGAGGACTGCTGGGAGGGAAG tttccCCAGAACAAATGTAATATGGTTGATATACCTGGTGGATATATTACGGCTAAAGAAATCATTT GAAAGTCGTTCAAAGGACGAGAGGGATTTGCGCTCGTTGAAGAAGCATCTTGGCAAGTATCAGTCAGCCAGAGAAGCACTTCTTGATCCCTCTTTCGGTCACTTGTTTGTTGATCCTCCTGGCATTTAA